TATACCCTATCAAGAAGCCCATGAATAAACATGTTTGTTAGATTGCAAGttttagaaaatatatttttcGTAAAATAGGGTTTGCGATTCTGCGACATTTTGTTAATCGTAAACCTCATTGGTAAAtgaataatataaaataaaattagtaCTACTCATGAATTAATATACTATTATATATAAAAacaattaaattaaaaattacaaGGTGTTTAACCAAACAGCCCATAAAACGGGCGAATTACAGCGATAAAGACTCAAGGAGGGTAGGCTTGTGTTAATGGACCAGGCCCATAAGTAAATACCGACAACACAACCCGAACAATTTCACCAGACTCCTAGATTCTGTTACGCACATCAATTTCATCTAAACAAAACAGTTAATTCACTCCAACACAAATCAACACGTAGGGTTTCACTTTCAATCTATTTTCATCAATTCGAATCTGTAAAATAATCTGAATCAATCAAACTGTTTAATCTCAACATATTTGAATTGAATTGAATATTGACTGTTAATTTCGATGGGGAAGAGAAAGGAGCGTCGAGTTGCAGCAGCCTCGGGCCGTAGGGTAAAACTTGATCTATTTGCGGAACCCTCTGGTATTATTTCTTATTTTTCCTTTTTAATTTCATGTTTAAAAGATTATTTGTTTACAGTTCACCTTGATTTGattaatttattatattatattgaCTTAATATGTTATTAATGGATATATATTGATACATATAAACTTGTGTCGTATCAATTGTTTGAAGCTTGCAGAAACTTTGAATTTTGAGATCTAGTAGTATGGATTACGATGTTAATATGTCGTGTTAGGTTTAATTTGCGTAATAGGTATAAGAATCGGATGTATATTTAAGATTTGACTGATTTGTAGTAAATGAGGGATAAGAATTGGAGGTAATCTAGATATGATTGATTTGTAGTAATTGAAATTGAGTTTCTTTGTATAAGTTCTTCCTTGTAGATATATTGTATTTTTTGAACTTTTTAGTTTTTTTTGTACTGTAGTAATGTGATTGCTGAAATTTGAGCTGCAAATCCTAATGGAAACTAGGATGTTAACATTTGGTGTTAGCTGAGTTTAATTTGTGTAGAAGTGCGAAGAATTATAGGAAATGACAACACAGATTTAAAATAAAATGTTGTAAATTAATATTGAAGTTCTGTATTGAACTATTTGTAAAATATATCTTGGATTGAATGTTTTTGTTTTTGCTATTAGGAGATTTGGGTGGGCCTTCAGCTAAAGGTGAAGTTAGAAGCGATGGCAATTCCAAAAACCGTACTGGATCACCCAATTCACCATCTTCTTCAGGTGGGTTCCGTCAATTTTCTTCAAAGGACTGGTCTATGTAAAGAGGACATGACATGAATTGACCGCCTTATATTGGCGGCATTATTGATTTACTTTGTACGAGACTTCTTGTTTGCCCTGTTTATTGGTAGTTCAATTGCTCATCAGATCCTGTTGGCCGTGACTCATTGATTCAATGAATGAACTCCTGAATTGTTGTATCGTTATTTTTTTCACGGCTTCAAGGCGTTTCGGGGACTTCAACACGCCTGTGTTCCGTCCTGGGTTCGTATGTCTCTGGCTTTTTTTGCTTATACATCACTAACAATATTTCACATGTTTTACAGGTGGCTGTGAAGATCATCCTTGAATGCGATTGTTGGATTCTATTTTGTTATTTTTGTTACAACTTTACTGAATGATATCAGCTTTTACAAGCTTCTACCTATATTCAGTTTTATGCTTTCTGTAATGGCGGATAGTATAAAGTTGGTAGCTTATCATTTTCCGAGGTTTCTGACTGTATAATGTTTTTGTCTCAGGTCCACCGCCGGAGAACCCTTTGTCGTTGCTTGGACAATATAGTGATGATGATTTGGAGGATGAATCAAGTGAAATGGTTAACCATACCGTAGTTGATGCCCCTCTAACGGACGTTGATAACCAGGTAAGTTTAATACCGTTTTACACTTGCTTTTAAATAGTCTGTGTAGTTGCAGGTTTAATACTGTTTTATACTTGCTTTCAAATAATCTGCTGTAGGCTTGTAGCCACTATGTCGATAGTCTTTTTTATCACTCTCTCTGTTTATCAAGCCTTATTTATATTTCTCTCTGTTTTTATACCATAGATCTTTTAAAGATACTATTATATTTGCCAAATATCTAAGCATGTTTTTCCTTTATTCCCTCTCTCTCAtcatttaaatataaattttaaaacatCTGCAGAATTCTCACGAAGTCTTATTTTTACTGTTATCATGGGGGAAGAATTATTTTGCTTGTGTTACCAATTGAACAAGTCCCTTGACCTgtgtaaaaaaataaattaatgtCTATTGTTTCTATTACGGACGGCGGGACGGGTTATAAATCTTTAAATATTGTTATATAGTAAAAAAACATACCAGCATTTGTACTATAAGTAGGTATGTACCTATTCTGTCCAGTTCTTAGCTGCCTACATTTCTCTGGGATGTTTAATGTCTTGTTGTTTGATTGGAAAATTTTAAACTAAACTAAAACACGTTCATCGAAAATTTAATTCATTGCCATGGTTTCTAGTTTCTAATGAGGTTGAACAAAGGGGGAACTCTTTTTAACTGGGGGGGGGGATAGCCATTTTTTTTGTAGCAGATTTTGGAGTGAAAAAAATTGTTGAAAAAGAATTTGAAATTTTAGCGAACCATTATTGGTAAAATGCAAGTAAATAAAAAAAGTATTATTGAGATATAATACTAAAAAGTATGCATGATAGAACCAGAACACTTTGCTTTGGAAAAAAGATAGTAAGTTAGAGTCtatagaagcaaaatatatttttattttttggtGGAAGAAACTTTAAAAACATGATCTATGGCGTCTTTTTCTAATCAGCGGGAGGTATGTCCCTGCTTCCTACTCAACTTGAAGTTTTTGACTTGTTAAACCTGCAAAGTTCTTCCCTGGCTACTCAGCTACAATGCTAGGGTTACCTTCTTACTATTTGATTTGACATTTAATTTTACATTGTTGTGCAACTGAGAAGTTGTGATACTCTTTTCATTTTTTGGTTATTTTTTATTATGATTAATAGTGCTCTTTAATGAATCTCACCTGCCTATTACATGTATATTATATTATGCAGGAGAAAGTAGCTGCTGGTAATGAGTTTGATCAAAGTACTGGAATAAACTCAAGCACAGAACATGCTTCTCCTGAAATTGGACAACACAGCATACAGAATGGTACTGCTTCAACAGAATTTTTACAGGAGCTGCAGGAATCTAGAACTACACAGAATGATGCTAGTGATACAAACAAGGATCTTGTGGAACAGCATATGTCTATCAATGTGACTCCTAATATGCAAGTGACTGGAGATGTGTGTTTAGGATGGAAAATGGTGCTGCATGAAGAGAGTAATCAATATTACTATTGGAATACATTGACAGGGGAAACGTCATGGAATGTACCTGATGTTTTGGTTGGATTGACATCCGAAATTAAAAATAACAATGATGCCAAAGGAACAGAGAATGCTGTTGCGGGAATACATGAATCAAATTCACTCCCAGTTGTGATCACAGAAGTTTCTTTAGATACCCAACCTACTGTATGCTCAGTTTTTACAGATGAAAATTGCAAAAATGAAGAGATGCCCAATTTCAGATCATACATGGAGCTGTCTACTGATGATTCAAGTGTAATGCCAAAAGATAGTATTCCAGTGTGTGATGTCCAATATATGAATAAAGGATATAACCAGGATGCAGTTTGCGCACTTCATCAGGAACCTCCTTCACCTGAGAATTTAGAGGCTGCTGGAGGTGCTGGTTCTGGAAAGCATATGCAAAATTTAGTGGTTCCTGGTGAGCATGAATCAGGGACAGATCTTTGTTCTCATCTATTAGGGCTGGGCAAATTCTTGTTAGAACGATTAGACACGTTAAAAGGGTATTGGACGTATCTTATTTGTCCTTGACATCTAGTTTATGTATAAATCTATGTACTTCTTTTCTTGTTTGACATTAACTTTTTATTATACTGTTTTTGTGATTCAGATCCAAAGGCCGCCTGATAGGACATGACAAACTATCAAAGTACACAGTAGAAGTTGAGACTAGACTTTCTGATATCAAGTCGCTATCAACGCATGCTTCGTCTTTGCTTCCCTTCTGGTTGCATTGTGAAAATAAGTTTAAGCAATTGGAATCTGCCATCAGTGATGAAGTTCTCCAGTTTTATGAATCTGTAGAAATGAACACTTTGGAAGCAAATGAAAATAATGTGGTGCCTTCTAAAGAGGCAAATACTTCTCATGATGGTATTGGAGCTGAAGAAGTTCTAAAAGAGCAGCACGGTGAAGCTGACAATAGTGTAATTGTCAAGAACAATCTTCTTACATCGATTGTGCATGTCAGTTCTCCTTCTGATAGCCATCCAGAAGGAAAATGTGAAGTTCACGAGGCTGCAGTAGCTGATGAGTTAACTCCCATGGCCATGGTTCATTCTGAGGAAGACGTAGACATGGATGTAGAAATGGAACTTGAAGATGTAGTTCCTGCTAGTGCCACAACTTATACCGCATTGGAGCAGCAGCCAGTTTGGCCAAATCTTGCTACAGAACAGGAAGGTGCTGGTATTCCCCCTCCACCAGATGATGACTGGATCCCTCCTCCACCTCCGGATGACGAACCTTTCCCACCTCCACCTCCTGATAATGAACCTGCTCCACCCCTACCTCCAGAAGAGCTACCTGAGACCTTGTATTCCGTGCCACTACCTGCTCCAACCACAGAACCTTCTTTTTCTTATGCAGCACAATATAACATGCAGTATCCGGGCTCTAGCATTGAATATTATGGTCAGTTAAATGCAGAAGTCCAAGAAAACAATTACTATGTCCCTGATCCTAGCCAATTAAGTGTTCCTCTTCCATCATATTATGACGCTCTGCCAAATGCTTACCCTGCTACTGCTGCTGCTATTGTCAATCTTGGTGAACATGGATCATATTATGGCCTTCAAGATGAAACAGCACCCCCTGTGCCTGGAGTTACCGGTGTGCATGTGCCTGGAGTTACCGGTGTACAGTCGTCTGTCTTCTCCTTTGCAGCTAGTCAGGGATGTCTAAATTCTGATCAGATTGGAAGTAACCACATTACAGTATCTAACGATGGAGCTGATGTTTCCAGTGTTGACAGAGAGCCTGATAAAAAATCTGTCCAGGATTTATTAGCACCTGTTTCTGATCAAGCTGCAGCAACCGCTTCCGTGACACAAGTGAGTTCTATGTCATCAGTCCCTGCTGTACCTGTGGATGTTGCTGCAACAGTACCTAAAGTCACTACCAAAGGTAGAGCCTCAATATACAAAACAGGGAAACAAAGTGCATGCATATTACATCGAGTGTATGACATAAGCTGCATTAGAGAGTACTTTTAGCTGCTGATTGAGTCTAATTATATTTATTGGTAAAACTTTGACGTATCACTTCCTTGTTGACTTATGATTCTAATTCTAGCTCGTCTTTGGAATTGTCAGGTTTTGTATACTGTTGATGATTGATATTATACGCTTGCTGAAGAAATATTACTGTCTGGTTGATAGTGCTGTATGCATCTTTTATAATCTCTATTCGTATGTGCagtttctaaaattaaaaaacGTGCCAGTACTGTGGGGTCCACACTGAAGTCAAACAAAAAAGTATCCAGCTTGGTAGACAAGGTATATCATCTATATACTGCACTTGCTTAAATAAAAAATGGTTTTACCCTGAATATGTATTATGCAAGTCAGAAACTTGATACTTTCTGTTATTATAGTGGAAGGCTGCTAAAGAGGAGTTGCACGAGGAGGAAGACGAATCCGAAAATGCTTACGAGATGCTTGAGAAAAAACGACAGAGAGAAATTGAGGTTTGTGGATGAAG
The nucleotide sequence above comes from Apium graveolens cultivar Ventura unplaced genomic scaffold, ASM990537v1 ctg2654, whole genome shotgun sequence. Encoded proteins:
- the LOC141700649 gene encoding uncharacterized protein LOC141700649 isoform X2; amino-acid sequence: MVNHTVVDAPLTDVDNQEKVAAGNEFDQSTGINSSTEHASPEIGQHSIQNGTASTEFLQELQESRTTQNDASDTNKDLVEQHMSINVTPNMQVTGDVCLGWKMVLHEESNQYYYWNTLTGETSWNVPDVLVGLTSEIKNNNDAKGTENAVAGIHESNSLPVVITEVSLDTQPTVCSVFTDENCKNEEMPNFRSYMELSTDDSSVMPKDSIPVCDVQYMNKGYNQDAVCALHQEPPSPENLEAAGGAGSGKHMQNLVVPGEHESGTDLCSHLLGLGKFLLERLDTLKGSKGRLIGHDKLSKYTVEVETRLSDIKSLSTHASSLLPFWLHCENKFKQLESAISDEVLQFYESVEMNTLEANENNVVPSKEANTSHDGIGAEEVLKEQHGEADNSVIVKNNLLTSIVHVSSPSDSHPEGKCEVHEAAVADELTPMAMVHSEEDVDMDVEMELEDVVPASATTYTALEQQPVWPNLATEQEGAGIPPPPDDDWIPPPPPDDEPFPPPPPDNEPAPPLPPEELPETLYSVPLPAPTTEPSFSYAAQYNMQYPGSSIEYYGQLNAEVQENNYYVPDPSQLSVPLPSYYDALPNAYPATAAAIVNLGEHGSYYGLQDETAPPVPGVTGVHVPGVTGVQSSVFSFAASQGCLNSDQIGSNHITVSNDGADVSSVDREPDKKSVQDLLAPVSDQAAATASVTQVSSMSSVPAVPVDVAATVPKVTTKVSKIKKRASTVGSTLKSNKKVSSLVDKWKAAKEELHEEEDESENAYEMLEKKRQREIEEWRAQQIASGEAKDNANFQPLGGDWRERVKRKRARLLKKSVEDLSENITNGNQQPDLDKLQRDLPSGWQVYWDDASKQVYYGNSVTSETTWIRPS
- the LOC141700649 gene encoding uncharacterized protein LOC141700649 isoform X1 encodes the protein MGKRKERRVAAASGRRVKLDLFAEPSGDLGGPSAKGEVRSDGNSKNRTGSPNSPSSSGPPPENPLSLLGQYSDDDLEDESSEMVNHTVVDAPLTDVDNQEKVAAGNEFDQSTGINSSTEHASPEIGQHSIQNGTASTEFLQELQESRTTQNDASDTNKDLVEQHMSINVTPNMQVTGDVCLGWKMVLHEESNQYYYWNTLTGETSWNVPDVLVGLTSEIKNNNDAKGTENAVAGIHESNSLPVVITEVSLDTQPTVCSVFTDENCKNEEMPNFRSYMELSTDDSSVMPKDSIPVCDVQYMNKGYNQDAVCALHQEPPSPENLEAAGGAGSGKHMQNLVVPGEHESGTDLCSHLLGLGKFLLERLDTLKGSKGRLIGHDKLSKYTVEVETRLSDIKSLSTHASSLLPFWLHCENKFKQLESAISDEVLQFYESVEMNTLEANENNVVPSKEANTSHDGIGAEEVLKEQHGEADNSVIVKNNLLTSIVHVSSPSDSHPEGKCEVHEAAVADELTPMAMVHSEEDVDMDVEMELEDVVPASATTYTALEQQPVWPNLATEQEGAGIPPPPDDDWIPPPPPDDEPFPPPPPDNEPAPPLPPEELPETLYSVPLPAPTTEPSFSYAAQYNMQYPGSSIEYYGQLNAEVQENNYYVPDPSQLSVPLPSYYDALPNAYPATAAAIVNLGEHGSYYGLQDETAPPVPGVTGVHVPGVTGVQSSVFSFAASQGCLNSDQIGSNHITVSNDGADVSSVDREPDKKSVQDLLAPVSDQAAATASVTQVSSMSSVPAVPVDVAATVPKVTTKVSKIKKRASTVGSTLKSNKKVSSLVDKWKAAKEELHEEEDESENAYEMLEKKRQREIEEWRAQQIASGEAKDNANFQPLGGDWRERVKRKRARLLKKSVEDLSENITNGNQQPDLDKLQRDLPSGWQVYWDDASKQVYYGNSVTSETTWIRPS